In Promicromonospora sp. Populi, one genomic interval encodes:
- a CDS encoding phosphoadenylyl-sulfate reductase has translation MTATEEAPASSLLFSGTSSGIGSGENPRLARVRARAAARERTSEARRVARTTRRRRTPEELRAVVERGQAQLHASAGNPEADAEAVIAWAVREFGPWVAVASSMQDSVLSHLVAQQLPFVDVLFGDTGYHFAETIGTREAVEIELDVNVVDVRPTLTVAEQDAKYGPKLHDRDPEACCAIRKVAPMKQALEGYEAWATGVRRGETAARANAPLVTWDERNGVVKINPIAAWTDDQVSEYANRHGLIVNPLLTDGYPSVGCEPCTARPLPGEDARSGRWAGRDKDECGLHV, from the coding sequence ATGACGGCCACCGAGGAGGCCCCTGCGTCCTCCCTGCTGTTCTCCGGGACCAGCTCCGGCATCGGCTCGGGCGAGAACCCGCGCCTGGCCCGTGTGCGCGCCCGGGCCGCCGCCCGCGAGCGCACGAGCGAGGCGCGCCGGGTCGCCCGGACCACGCGCCGCCGTCGGACCCCCGAGGAGCTGCGGGCCGTCGTGGAGCGCGGGCAGGCCCAGCTGCACGCCTCGGCCGGGAACCCCGAGGCGGACGCCGAGGCCGTGATCGCCTGGGCGGTGCGCGAGTTCGGGCCGTGGGTCGCCGTCGCCTCCTCGATGCAGGACTCCGTGCTGTCGCACCTGGTGGCGCAGCAGCTCCCGTTCGTGGACGTCCTGTTCGGCGACACGGGTTATCACTTCGCGGAGACGATCGGCACCCGCGAGGCCGTCGAGATCGAGCTGGACGTGAACGTCGTCGACGTGCGGCCGACCCTGACCGTCGCCGAGCAGGACGCCAAGTACGGTCCCAAGCTGCACGACCGCGACCCCGAGGCCTGCTGCGCGATCCGCAAGGTGGCGCCCATGAAGCAGGCCCTGGAGGGCTACGAGGCGTGGGCCACGGGCGTGCGGCGCGGCGAGACGGCGGCACGCGCCAACGCGCCGCTGGTGACCTGGGACGAACGCAACGGCGTGGTGAAGATCAACCCGATCGCCGCCTGGACCGACGACCAGGTATCCGAGTACGCGAACAGGCACGGCCTGATCGTGAACCCGCTGCTCACCGACGGGTACCCGTCGGTCGGCTGCGAGCCCTGCACCGCGCGGCCGCTGCCGGGCGAGGACGCCCGCTCCGGCCGCTGGGCCGGCCGCGACAAGGACGAGTGTGGTCTCCATGTCTGA
- a CDS encoding response regulator — translation MTGQTTVSGGGLVSLPVPVVLVDDHHLFRTGVRASLDDRVTVVGEASDVDSAVARVHEHRPPVVLLDVHLPGGNGGGGAEVVQRCQEPLAQGTRFLALSVSDAAEDVVSVIRAGARGYVTKNIAPSELSSAVVQVAGGDAVFSPRLAGFVLDAFGASANDIAVADDELDRLSKREQEVMRLIARGYSYREVASELFISIKTVETHVSAVLRKLQLSSRYELTRWAVARRLL, via the coding sequence ATGACAGGCCAGACGACGGTCTCGGGCGGCGGGCTGGTATCCCTTCCGGTACCCGTGGTGCTCGTGGACGACCACCACCTGTTCCGCACGGGCGTGCGCGCCTCCCTGGACGACCGGGTGACGGTGGTGGGCGAGGCGTCCGACGTCGACTCCGCCGTGGCTCGGGTGCACGAGCACCGCCCGCCGGTGGTGCTGCTCGACGTGCACCTGCCCGGCGGCAACGGCGGGGGCGGCGCCGAGGTGGTGCAGCGCTGCCAGGAACCGCTGGCGCAGGGCACCCGGTTCCTGGCGCTCTCGGTGTCCGACGCCGCGGAGGACGTCGTCTCCGTGATCCGCGCCGGCGCGCGCGGCTACGTCACCAAGAACATCGCGCCGTCCGAGCTGTCGTCGGCAGTGGTGCAGGTGGCCGGGGGTGACGCCGTCTTCTCGCCGCGGCTGGCCGGCTTTGTGCTGGACGCGTTCGGCGCGTCCGCCAACGACATAGCGGTGGCTGACGACGAGCTCGACCGCCTCTCGAAGCGCGAGCAGGAGGTCATGCGGCTCATCGCCCGCGGGTACTCCTACCGGGAGGTCGCGAGCGAGCTGTTCATCTCGATCAAGACCGTCGAGACGCACGTCAGCGCGGTGCTCCGCAAGCTCCAGCTCTCCTCGCGGTACGAGCTGACGCGCTGGGCGGTGGCACGGCGGCTGCTCTGA
- a CDS encoding DUF456 domain-containing protein: protein MDVWAEVLVGVAILAGLIGIVVQVLPGAVLVLGGILVWAIFTGGVEAWVVFSIAAVAIVVAEVAQWILAGKHVRKAEVPWLTLAVGGIAGIVGFFVIPVIGLFVFFVGAIFLLEWLRRRDLSAAWGATKAALQATLITIGVQLAGSLIAAGAWVVGLFIT, encoded by the coding sequence GTGGACGTTTGGGCAGAAGTACTCGTTGGTGTCGCAATCCTCGCCGGCCTGATCGGCATCGTCGTTCAGGTGCTGCCCGGTGCGGTGCTCGTGCTGGGCGGAATCCTCGTGTGGGCGATCTTCACGGGCGGCGTCGAGGCGTGGGTCGTGTTCAGCATCGCCGCCGTCGCGATCGTCGTCGCCGAGGTGGCGCAGTGGATCCTGGCCGGCAAGCACGTGCGCAAGGCCGAGGTGCCCTGGCTGACGCTGGCCGTGGGCGGCATCGCGGGCATCGTCGGCTTCTTCGTGATCCCCGTGATCGGCCTGTTCGTCTTCTTCGTCGGGGCGATCTTCCTGCTGGAGTGGCTGCGCCGCCGGGACTTGTCAGCCGCCTGGGGCGCGACGAAGGCGGCCCTGCAGGCCACCCTGATCACGATCGGCGTGCAGCTCGCGGGCTCACTGATCGCGGCGGGCGCCTGGGTAGTCGGCCTGTTCATCACCTGA
- a CDS encoding nitrite/sulfite reductase, which produces MVNTAPTPPETLPPTAPRTPAKRPARPNGQWKVDGNTPLNHNEEFKQESDPLAVRDRIEQIYAKEGFGSIPGDDLHGRFRWWGLYTQRKPGIDGGKTATLEPHELEDEYFMLRVRIDGGALSTEQLRTIAGISLEFGRGSADITDRQNLQLHWIEVEAMPEIWRRLEAVGLSTTEACGDVPRVILGSPVAGVAKNELIDPTPVIEQIQERFIGDPALANLPRKFKSAITGHPSLDVVHQINDISFVAVDHPELGIGYDVWVGGGLSTAPRLAERLNAFVTEEEAPDVWHGVIRIFRDYGYRRLRNKARLKFLLADWGVEKFRQVLEDEYLGYKLPDGVAPPSPAELGLDVRGDHVGIHEQHDGRFYIGAAPTVGRVSGETLAKLADLAEAHGSSRVRLTPQQKLLVLDVAKDEVEPLVAGLDALGLQARPSIFRRNTIACTGIEYCKLAIVETKATSAAAITQLEERLGDLKNLKPLSLHVNGCPNSCARIQTADIGLKGQLIMDDDGNQVPGFQVHLGGGLTSTERDDAGLGRTVRGLKVTADGIGDYVERVVRRYDTDHDGEETFAQWAHRADEEALR; this is translated from the coding sequence ATGGTGAACACGGCCCCCACCCCGCCCGAGACCCTCCCACCCACGGCACCCCGTACTCCCGCGAAGCGCCCCGCCCGCCCGAACGGCCAGTGGAAGGTCGACGGCAACACCCCGCTGAACCACAACGAGGAGTTCAAGCAGGAGTCGGACCCGCTGGCCGTGCGCGACCGGATCGAGCAGATCTACGCCAAGGAGGGCTTCGGCTCGATCCCCGGTGACGACCTGCACGGCCGGTTCCGCTGGTGGGGTCTGTACACGCAGCGCAAGCCCGGGATCGACGGCGGCAAGACCGCCACGCTGGAGCCGCACGAGCTCGAGGACGAGTACTTCATGCTCCGCGTCCGGATCGACGGCGGTGCCCTGAGCACCGAGCAGCTGCGCACCATCGCGGGCATCAGTCTCGAGTTCGGCCGCGGCTCCGCGGACATCACCGACCGGCAGAACCTGCAGCTGCACTGGATCGAGGTCGAGGCGATGCCGGAGATCTGGCGGCGGCTGGAGGCCGTGGGGCTGAGCACCACCGAGGCCTGCGGCGACGTGCCGCGGGTCATCCTCGGCAGCCCCGTGGCGGGTGTCGCCAAGAACGAGCTGATCGACCCGACGCCGGTGATCGAGCAGATCCAGGAGCGGTTCATCGGGGACCCGGCGCTGGCCAACCTGCCGCGCAAGTTCAAGTCCGCCATCACCGGACACCCGAGCCTCGACGTGGTGCACCAGATCAACGACATCTCGTTCGTCGCCGTCGACCACCCTGAGCTGGGGATCGGCTACGACGTGTGGGTGGGCGGCGGGCTGTCCACGGCGCCGCGCCTCGCCGAGCGCCTGAACGCGTTCGTCACCGAGGAGGAGGCGCCCGACGTCTGGCACGGCGTGATCCGCATCTTCCGCGACTACGGCTACCGCCGGCTGCGCAACAAGGCCCGCCTGAAGTTCCTGCTGGCGGACTGGGGCGTCGAGAAGTTCCGCCAGGTCCTGGAGGACGAGTACCTGGGCTACAAGCTGCCCGACGGCGTCGCGCCGCCGTCACCCGCCGAGCTGGGCCTCGACGTGCGCGGCGACCACGTGGGCATCCACGAGCAGCACGACGGCCGGTTCTACATCGGCGCCGCGCCCACGGTGGGCCGGGTCTCGGGCGAGACCCTGGCGAAGCTCGCCGACCTCGCCGAGGCGCACGGCAGCAGCCGCGTCCGCCTGACGCCGCAGCAGAAGCTGCTCGTGCTGGACGTCGCCAAGGACGAGGTCGAGCCGCTGGTCGCCGGCCTGGACGCGCTCGGCCTGCAGGCCCGGCCGAGCATCTTCCGCCGCAACACGATCGCCTGCACCGGCATCGAGTACTGCAAGCTCGCGATCGTCGAGACCAAGGCGACGTCGGCCGCGGCGATCACGCAGCTCGAGGAGCGGCTGGGCGACCTGAAGAACCTCAAGCCCCTGAGCCTGCACGTCAACGGCTGCCCCAACTCCTGCGCGCGCATCCAGACGGCCGACATCGGCCTCAAGGGCCAGCTCATCATGGACGACGACGGCAACCAGGTGCCCGGCTTCCAGGTCCACCTCGGCGGCGGCCTGACATCGACCGAACGGGACGACGCCGGGCTCGGGCGCACGGTGCGCGGGCTCAAGGTGACGGCCGACGGGATCGGCGACTACGTGGAGCGGGTCGTGCGCCGGTACGACACCGACCACGACGGCGAGGAGACGTTCGCCCAGTGGGCGCACCGAGCCGACGAGGAGGCCCTCCGATGA
- a CDS encoding PaaI family thioesterase: MSETQQSDAPTSTPGAWGEPRTRELTWYDPQRIAAQVPHMSGVEFLGQIRDGILAPPPITEHFGLNIDVVEEGRVTFVCRPDESCYNPIGTVHGGVVCTLLDTVCGCAMQSVLPQGKGYTSIEIKVNYLKAVRGDGGLLTAEGTVTKAGSRVGFTEGVIRDASGTVVATASSTLLIFDIPTPRT, from the coding sequence ATGTCCGAAACACAACAGTCCGACGCCCCGACGAGCACTCCCGGAGCCTGGGGCGAGCCGCGCACCCGCGAGCTGACCTGGTACGACCCCCAGCGGATCGCGGCGCAGGTGCCGCACATGTCCGGCGTCGAGTTCCTGGGCCAGATCCGGGACGGCATCCTCGCACCGCCGCCGATCACCGAGCACTTCGGCCTCAACATCGACGTGGTCGAGGAGGGCCGGGTCACGTTCGTCTGCCGGCCCGACGAGTCCTGCTACAACCCGATCGGCACGGTGCACGGCGGCGTCGTGTGCACGCTCCTGGACACGGTGTGCGGCTGCGCCATGCAGTCGGTGCTGCCGCAGGGCAAGGGCTACACGTCGATCGAGATCAAGGTGAACTACCTCAAGGCCGTACGCGGCGACGGCGGCCTGCTCACCGCCGAGGGCACGGTGACCAAGGCGGGCTCACGCGTCGGCTTCACGGAGGGCGTCATCCGGGACGCGAGCGGCACGGTGGTGGCAACGGCGTCGAGCACGCTGCTGATCTTCGACATCCCGACCCCGCGCACCTGA
- the cobA gene encoding uroporphyrinogen-III C-methyltransferase produces the protein MSDAEQIYPLGLKVAGRLVVVVGGGPVAARRARSLVEAGARVRVVAPHAALAEFGIPVAAEVAEPTDGPGPAEVEWVRRDYRSGDLDGAWLVHTATGSAPVDRQVSDDAERARIFCVTAGDASVGTAWVPAVARTPLTDGGEVTVAVTAGRDPRRAQAIRDAVAAQLQSGALPLRRHRPRPTTSADEPGTHVEPPERLGRVWLVGGGPGDPGLITARGRSLLAQADVVIVDRLGPRALLGELSPDVEVIDVGKTSGNHPVPQHEINALLIQHAQAGRDVVRLKGGDPYVLGRGGEELAVCRAAGIEVEVVPGVTSAVSVPAAVGIPVTHRGVARGFSVLTGHDGAAEVPGGPDHTLVLLMGVTRLAEAAEALATADRPADTPAAVVEDGYGERQRVTVGTLANIAERAAAAGVRPPAVIVVGDVVRLSPAWRHQAR, from the coding sequence ATGTCTGACGCCGAACAGATCTACCCGCTGGGGCTGAAGGTCGCCGGGCGGCTCGTCGTGGTGGTCGGCGGCGGACCCGTCGCCGCGCGGCGCGCGCGTTCGCTCGTCGAGGCGGGTGCGCGGGTGCGTGTCGTCGCGCCGCACGCAGCCCTCGCTGAGTTCGGGATACCCGTCGCAGCCGAGGTCGCCGAGCCCACGGACGGTCCCGGCCCGGCCGAGGTGGAGTGGGTCCGGCGGGACTACCGGTCGGGTGACCTCGACGGGGCCTGGCTCGTGCACACCGCTACCGGTTCGGCTCCGGTCGATCGCCAGGTGTCCGACGACGCCGAGCGCGCCCGCATCTTCTGCGTCACCGCTGGCGACGCGTCCGTGGGCACCGCGTGGGTGCCGGCAGTGGCCCGCACCCCGTTGACCGACGGCGGCGAGGTGACCGTCGCGGTGACGGCCGGCCGCGACCCGCGCCGGGCACAGGCGATCCGGGACGCGGTCGCCGCTCAGCTCCAGTCGGGGGCGCTACCGCTGCGCCGTCACCGGCCGCGGCCGACGACGTCGGCGGACGAGCCGGGGACACATGTCGAACCTCCCGAACGGCTCGGCCGCGTCTGGCTCGTCGGCGGCGGTCCGGGCGACCCGGGCCTCATCACGGCCCGCGGCCGTTCGCTGCTGGCCCAGGCCGACGTCGTGATCGTCGACCGGCTCGGCCCGCGCGCCCTCCTGGGCGAGCTCTCGCCCGACGTCGAGGTCATCGACGTCGGCAAGACCAGCGGCAACCACCCGGTGCCGCAGCACGAGATCAACGCACTGCTGATCCAGCACGCCCAGGCGGGGCGCGACGTCGTCCGCCTCAAGGGTGGTGACCCGTACGTGCTGGGCCGCGGCGGCGAGGAGCTCGCGGTGTGCCGCGCGGCGGGCATCGAGGTCGAGGTGGTGCCGGGCGTGACGTCTGCGGTATCGGTGCCGGCGGCGGTCGGCATCCCGGTCACGCACCGCGGCGTCGCGCGCGGCTTCAGCGTCCTGACCGGGCACGACGGCGCGGCGGAGGTACCCGGCGGGCCTGACCACACGCTCGTGCTGCTCATGGGCGTCACTCGCCTGGCCGAGGCGGCCGAGGCTCTGGCGACCGCCGACCGCCCGGCCGACACCCCGGCCGCGGTGGTCGAGGACGGTTACGGGGAGCGTCAGCGAGTCACCGTCGGCACCCTGGCGAACATCGCCGAGCGCGCCGCGGCAGCCGGCGTCCGCCCCCCGGCGGTCATAGTCGTCGGCGACGTAGTCCGCCTCTCCCCGGCCTGGCGCCACCAAGCTCGTTGA
- a CDS encoding arylamine N-acetyltransferase has product MNPAVAGYLTRLGLDERPPATVATLFEIHRRHAEQLPYENLHTMLGSPPDIDATATLERVAAGGNTGYCFHHNGVLTSVLRALGYDVVPAWGHNWDTDAERQDVHVGHLALYVRGLPTDDNPAGVWWPDVGLGDGMHAPLPLTAGEYRQGPFAYRLELRAGGWTFHHDAKGSIVAVDLFDEELTTEQETAAHRRLTDPAGGAYARKLVVQRRLPDAAETLRGCMFTRTGARAEKTELTTYDDWRDGLLTLGIRLQGVDDDALRALFHRSLAAHREWLATR; this is encoded by the coding sequence ATGAATCCTGCGGTGGCTGGCTACCTGACCCGGCTGGGCCTCGACGAGCGTCCGCCGGCCACGGTCGCGACCCTCTTCGAGATCCACCGCCGGCACGCCGAGCAGCTCCCGTACGAGAACCTGCACACGATGCTCGGCAGCCCGCCGGACATCGACGCGACCGCGACGCTGGAGCGGGTGGCAGCGGGCGGCAACACCGGCTACTGCTTCCACCACAACGGTGTGCTGACCTCTGTGCTCCGCGCGCTCGGCTACGACGTCGTACCGGCGTGGGGCCACAACTGGGACACCGACGCCGAGCGCCAGGACGTGCACGTCGGGCACCTGGCGCTGTACGTCCGCGGGCTTCCGACCGACGACAACCCGGCCGGCGTCTGGTGGCCCGACGTCGGCCTGGGTGACGGCATGCACGCCCCGCTTCCGCTGACCGCGGGCGAGTACCGGCAGGGGCCGTTCGCCTACCGGCTCGAGCTGAGGGCCGGCGGCTGGACGTTCCACCACGACGCCAAGGGCAGCATCGTCGCCGTCGACCTGTTCGACGAGGAGCTGACGACGGAGCAGGAGACGGCCGCGCACCGCCGGCTGACCGACCCGGCCGGCGGCGCATACGCCCGCAAGCTGGTGGTGCAACGGCGCCTGCCCGACGCCGCGGAGACGCTGCGCGGCTGCATGTTCACCCGGACCGGGGCACGAGCCGAGAAGACCGAGCTGACGACGTACGACGACTGGCGCGACGGACTGCTGACACTGGGCATCCGGCTCCAGGGCGTCGACGACGACGCGCTGCGCGCGCTGTTCCACCGCAGCCTGGCCGCGCACCGGGAGTGGCTGGCTACGCGCTAG